GGTCCGAGAATGTGTCTAGAGTAGATATTTACTAATGATGATGTTGTAGTGGTGCATCCAGAAAAGTGTAAATGATTATGAAAATGATTGGGATTAACACCCAAGTTAAGTAAAAATTTACAATAGGTTTAATGTCCGTTGTGGATGTTGATGCGCCGGAGAATGCTACTTGGATTGATAGATATCTCGGTATCATAGAGTTTGCTGGTATTATTGTATGGATTCTACATCAGGTTTGTAACTACATAATTGACAAGTACAATCAGACTATGTACATTTCTATCAGTCAAAACATGTTTATCCGTATCTTTGTAAATAGCTTTATATTTAATCCCTCTGTTTCAAGTTTACATCTTGTTTTCATAATTGGTGATCACAGGGTAACAAACTCGAATCTTTTGACTAATTGATTACTGATATAATTTATAGGAGATAGATAGTTACCGGTGGTTGCTAATTAGTACTGCAGGAAGCACAAGTTCTATCTCTAACTTAGTCTTCCATTTgatgatataaataattaaagaaattgTTTTCAACAATAGAATTCTATCTTTCCTTCATTACTATAGATAAATCTAGTGTACATGAGTTATATTTCCAATCTCTTGCAGTTAGAAAACAAGGATGGATCAGCATACACTGATTTTATACCTGAATCAGAGCCAGCTATGAGCCATGCCATTGCAAGAGCAGCTTTTGGAATGTCTTCTCCAAGATATAACTCTGAATTTTACAAGAATGCCAAGGTTTTTTAAACTTCTATATATACCTCAGTGTAATGTAAATCACTCTTTTCCCATTTGTATCCTACTTTACTAAATCTCCAACTACGCATGTCCGGGATATGTCAGGGTCATTTCGTTGGGCACCCTTTCTTGCTTTGCAGTCTTCAAACTCATTTTTGACTTTGCTTCTGCTGCTATCAAAATACAGAATGAAGAGTGTTCCCGTGGTTGATCTTGGGGTAGGAAAGATCGAGAATATTATAACCCAGTCTGCTGTTATTCACATGTTAGAGGAATGTGCTGGTCTGCATTGGTTTGAAAGTTGGGGTACTAAAAAACTTTCAGAACTTGGTCTTCCTCTGATGACGCCTAATCGCGTTGTGAAGGTACTATCACTTACAATACATATACATTTATCTTTATGATTCAATAGATAAATGACCATGATATATATTCTCTGTCGTGTAAGTAAGATTAAGGTGGGTTGGTTTAAATCTAGTCAGGGCTTTCCCGACCAGATTTAAAATATGGACAGGGCTAAAAATATGATTTAGGGTTGAGAAAGATCATCGATTATAATATAATGCACAGAATACAGCCATATTTACCTCAGATACTGGTCGATTATATAAAGTTTTTTCTATAATTAATTGGGAACACACCACTTTTTGGTTCATTGATTAGTATCTGGACTGCTGGACATATAAATGAGGACGTGGTCTGAACATTAACGCAATGAACAGAAAGGACACCATGTCTCACTGTACCTGCTTGATCTCTGAGGGACATATGTTCTTTTATTCTTTTTAATTCACTATTTTCTTTTATATGGGTATTTATTTTGATCATTGGAGGCTTATCTAGCTAATTTGAAGCAGAATTAGTGACATTATGTCAGTTGTTTTTCCCCTTCCAAAAATAACCAAGATTTGCAAGGATGCTAAACTTTTTATTTTATCTAGCTGATGATGTATTTGGTACTGTGAATATTGGCATGGACTTGCTAGACTGGTGTTCCTGCTTCTAATTGCAGTGGTAGAGCAACCATGTTCCTATGttgtttaatttttaattttcaataATGTGATAATTTAGGTGTTTAATCATATAAGTCCTCTCTGCTAGTTTTAAGGGACATTAGTAACTTATATGTTACCTTCTTTTGTTTAACTCATTCATAGGTTTTAAAGATCTCAAGATTGGATGGGGTGAAAAGGTTAAAATTTATTATCATTGGTCAAGAACATGAAGAACAAGAAGACTAGCCAGCATCAAAGGGGCTGGCTTAGTACTAGGAGTATGGTTGATTTTATACATTGAGATTAGTTGTACTTATCACGGGAATAGTTTTTTTAGAATGATAGACGTATTGGAGATTAGTTGTACACTTTGAGAATTTGTTGATCTTGAATTCAATTGgttaataatatatatgtattggTTGAGTTTTGAGAATTAAGTTTTTTTCAGTATCGTAGTTAATGCATGGTCTAATATTCTATGTTAATATAGGGATATCAGTATAGAGCAATAACATCAATTCTAGAATaaacaaccgatgtctatttttgaaattaacattggttatattaaagaaaatgatgttaaaaGAGGCTTTTAACAACAGTTACATATATATAATCGATGTCTAATCTGATATTTGACATCAGAAGTTTTCCAGAACCGTTGTGAAAGTCTGTCTTAGACATCGggtaaaaaccgatgtctatgaaaaattacatttaacatcagtcgcgaagacatcatacattttttacatagacatcgatttttaaccgatgtctatgttgACCAAATTTCATCatcagaataatgccaccccATATAAGAGGAACCAGAGCATAGCctgcagaatctgttaaccaacaacggaatgaacatgaccctgtagtaaatgaaGATAGTGAGGAGGacttagactataatgaatatgatgagaaagaatatgtagaagaagaggctgagatacccatcagggaggaaaccccatgaatgaatttatggaactgctaagagcaaatctgaaccaacaaccTATTCTACCACAACCACATGCTTCCCAACAGACTCCAGCTACTGCCTTTAGgaccttcaaatctctcaaacccccagaatttctaggatctgccgaccctgTGGAAGCatgggcctggctcaaagagatagaaaagtccttcgagatactaagtgttgaggaatgacacaagaccattttcgtATCTTaaatgctgaaaggagaagctaactactggtgggagtccaaatgAAACCTAGAGACCgatgctgtgatcccatgggatagatttacccgattgttcttagacaagtatttccctaggtttatggagacccagatggagattaagtttctggagttgaaacaggataagatgactgtagcagaatatgaggccaaatttactgagttgtccaGATTTGTGCCTAaatttgtgaataccgaagagaagaaagcgcgaaggtttcagcttggtctgaaataatggatccaaaaccgagtggcagtgttagagctgacagactatgccaccttagtgtagaaagcctcgattgttgaagctggcagtgagcagagtttgaaggaaaaggaaaataggaaaaggaagataggaagccaaggaataggaaccgggaacaggagccttccaagcaggttaTTCAGGGGAGCGGTGTCTCAAACTAcgcgaggccccggattcagaaaggccctaTGCGAGATTGTTGGCCAGGGTGGTGGACAATCTAGGGAAACATTTCATAACCAACCCCGCACCCCAATACCAGAGTGCCAGACCTATAAGAGAAGACACCTTGGGATATGCAACCAGGCAAGAGCCCCTCTGAATTAttacaggtgcgaccaacccggacacTTTGCCAACAACTATCCCCAATATAGCAAGACATGCTTCCAATGTGGGAAAGTAGGAcatatgaggaaggattgcccgataATGAAGCCCCAAGTCTCAGGTATGAGCAGAGCTGCgtccaaccgacccccagctactaggaccttcaacatgactgttcaggatgctgtttGAAACACTTATGTGATAGCAGGTActcttttgttaaattccgaacatgcaaatgtcctatttgactctggagcaaccaaatattttatatctcaagattttgctaaaaagttaaaacttaatgccatacccttacatgagatattacaagtggaaatagcaaacaaagaaataatttaTGTAAATCAAttacaccctaagtgcaagttgaaattagaagggaaagttttggaggttgacctaatcccattcgcattaggagaatttgatgtaatcttaggaatggattggttatccagtaacggagcgcaaatagattgtgtacagaagagagtaaagataagagtgcagaatgaaaaagaagaagtgtttaaaggtcaacgacataaccataaatttctaaccatgctacaggcaaaaagattgttatcgaaaggtaacgaggcctatttggcttatgtggtagataccaaaaaggaagtccctaatatacaagacatacccgtagtaaacgaattcgaggatgtatttccagagaacttactaGGGTTGCCATttgaccgagaaatagagttcgctatagaattagcaccaggaacggcaccagtatccaaggcctcatataggctagccccagttgagatgaaggaactagcttctcaactgtaagagttattagataatggaatgataagacccagtgtgttgCCATGGGGAGCGctagtactgttcgtaaagaaaaatgacggcagtatgagattatgcatagactatcgagagttgaataagctaactattaagaatatgtaccctctccccagaattgatgacctattcgaccaactccagggagctgtacatttttccaaaatagatttgagaacaggatatcaccagttgaaaatcaaaccggaagatataccgaagactgttTTTTGCACTAGGTATtggcactatgagttcttagtcatgtcgtttgggttaaTCAATGCACCcacaacctttatggatttgatgaacagagtgttcaaaaagtacctggatatatgtgtgatagtttttatagatgatattctgatctactcaaagacagagcaagaacatgcagaacatttgaggatagtcttagaaatattgaggaatgagaaattatatgccaagttctcaaagtgcgagttttggttgagagaagttcagtttttaggacatgtagtgagtagcaaaggagttttagttgaccctgccaaaatagaggcggtatccaattgggaaagaccaactaccccaacagaggttaggagttttatgggtttagcaggatattaccgaaggttcgtgcaagattttgttaagatagccggtccactgactagacttacccggaagacagaaaagtttgtatggacagagaaatatgaggaaagttttcaagagctgaaaatGAGGCTGGTGTCcgcaccagtgctcgctcttcccgatggaaatggagagtttgtgatatatagtgacacatcgcttaaaggattaggatttGTACAGATGCAGCAtggcaaagttatagcgtatgccattcgacaattgaaggaatatgagagcagataccctacgcatgatctagaattatcagccatagtgtttgccctaaaaatttggagacactacctgtacggtgagaaatgtgagatctacactgaccataaaagcctcaaatatattttcactcaaaatgaactgaacatgagacagagaagatggttagagttgataaaagactacgactgtgaaattttgtatcagccgggtaaagccaatgtggtggatgacgcccttagtaggaaggaaagactcaagatgataatgacgttgaaggagttaattaaagaatttgagaagatggaaattgatgtgagaatgaccggtaagggaacggaaggattatttgagattaagctagtgccagagctAACTGAAAAGATgcgagtatgtcaggaaaagaagatgagtgaagaaagaggaacattgactgGTGAAGAAGTGAaatgcgagaaggacgagaaagggatcatgaggtatgcgtcccgaatttggattccaaatgtgcaagagttaaaggatgagcttctgcacgaagggcacatctctagatattcaatccacccaggaagtacaaaaatgtaccgtgaccttaaggaatattattggtggcctaacatgaagagagaagtagtaGAGCGGGTCAGTAaatgcttgacatgccagagagtgaaggctaaACATCAGTGACCTAGgggactattacggcccctggaaattccggaatggaaatgggagcatatggccatggattttgtgacaggcttaccaaggacaaagaccaatcacgatgccatatgagttatcatagatagattgaccaagtccgcatacttcctaccaatcaacgaaagatacaccgtagacaagttggtggatatttacttgaaggaaattgtagttagACACGGCGTTTCGGTAGCTATaatgtcagatagagacccaaggtttaattcccaattttggagaagcttccaggaatgcgtaggtacctgactaaacatgagtaccgcttaccacccccagactgatggacaaagcgaaaggactattcagaccccagaagatatgctacgagtgtgtgccattgatttcaaaggaaattgagatgaccacttacccctgatcgaatttgcttacaacaatagctatcacgctagcataggaatgcccccgtatgaagctttttatggaagaagatgtcgctctcccctgtgttgggacgaagttggagaacacaagatattagaaccagagttagtccagcagaccatGGAAATTGTAGGACttatcaggaaaagactggtagcaacCCAGGATAGataaaagaagtacgccgaccagaccaggaaggatagggaatatgaagtaggagattcaatgctattgaaggtatccccgtggaaaggagtgatgagatttgggaagaaagggaagctgagtcccagattcataggaccctttgaaattttgaggagaataggacctctagcttacgagctcaccttgcctcctaatttgcaacaacTGTACAACGTGTTGtacgtgtccatgttaaggaagtaccatgcagatgcatgacatgtaatagaatacgagcaggtagatttacaaccagacctgacctacatcgagcagccagtaaggataatggaccaaaaagaacaagtgctgaggaacaagactgtgaagctggttaggatctatggagaaatcaaaatgtcgaagagtcaacttgggaacttgaagacacaatgaggaatagatatccccacttattttctaattgattccgggacggtatccttgttagaggggaagactgtaataactcaaatttttgacaccttataaaatgtttaatgaatagtaaccctgacggacgggaaaaacttttgagcccacactatgtagtacattagaaaatgagtttcgaagttgatatttcgattatatgtaccaaatgagtgtatgtaaacgctattaattttcgaagaaaatgaactttgaaaaatgaccgtatttactACTCaccgaggattacgggaatcataatataattacaagattaaaaccttatggatttatattcaagtatgataattcaaaatataaggaataaatacgaaaggaattacgtcgcgaatcatttacgagtaagtattacgaaaacatttaagcaaccgagcgaaagcgtaaacgattaaataaacgtaacgcactaactaaaacATGGTAGGAAAGTAatcatggttactttatcaaatagtaagctaaccataggatgatcaagctagctagcaaaatagtgtgctaagtaagctaacccatgtagttagcttgtaacttagcaagctacttggattttgtccccaagatttgcaacaacaataaacctaggattcaacctaggagaataaaaatcaagtggaaaatatcacaccccatttcctagaagcaaccaagagaagcaaccaagagaagcaagcataaataCCCCCCCTCACATTGCTTCCATTCGACCCttgaagaaaaaagaagaaatccaaaatcaaaactcaagttctagccatggtaaaatcatcccattaattcccaagcttcctagaaattaaaataaggtaagaaaattcttttatctctttttatcaaggtttgatgggtgaaataaaataaaaaaagtCACTAGTGAGTAGTATGAAtaataacctctctttggtttcttgatttcaatggtgattttaggttccaaaaatcataccaagcacttccaagactccaccatcctcaagaatacatctcaagctttcaataaaggtaaaaatctttggcccaactttatttaagattcatttttagatccatttagtatgtggtagtaaacccagtttaagaagtggtattgttgaaatcttgatatttaagttaagtagatttaaggttgattgttgttgcctcaataacatgatgttcttgagaggagtttgtgtgttgatgatgaaatgatgattgttattggttgtgttaagagttagggcgtaaacgaaaccccgatcgtaaacgtaactccgttaaaaccaacaaatcgtaactttaagtttctgcagaaactcctgaagttgtaaactgtagtttcttgaaaaataaccctggattattatataaaatgttataaggatcatttaggcgcttgaatctcttgattccgatttacggatcaaaagttatggtcgttttactaaaagtgatttacgcgacaaaaactgctacggactacgaactttgaaaatataaagaatCGACTTAAAGTGtacataaatcatgaaatttttacagagagtaacatattgagtttcctaaaaTCCATAAAAATTCAAGTggaaataatgatttctcaattttataaaaatatcggagccgagaccgcgcgattagaaaccgtagaatccataagcggagcccACGGCGATAttaagaatgaacctaagatacttagaaaaataaagcgtccataatgtgaataatgacttaaaggaataataagggtagtataagttgagagggtgcataataagtagcacatgagtgcgagtcgccgtaaattagaacgggacctaacaaaatgaattgtgtttatggttatagatttctgagcggaagctagagcatcctccacctcgagatacccaggcaagtttgcgaacccaactccattttactgttgtgttgtgaaaggattgttttactatcattgcataaataccatgcttgctatgatacgtagttgttgatTTTCGCATAATGTtgcgatgttgtacgataagtatatattgtgaaatgtttattccgctataagcgtgacatattatataagaccgagagtcggtcgggatttaagataaaaacccgggaatcattccggtgatattataggatggttataagtccatagtagtactTTTTAAAGGGACTTAACGTCCAGTTACGAGACATTAagaatacctcgaacttttattaaaacgatttcctaACGATCATagtccctcaactatattttattgttcgaataataaatattatgtacCTTTTTTTTTATCATGGGAGTAGTATACCCCAACAACTATTTATTTTAAACttaattaatcattaaagattattaactacgtagacataaactagttgaggaagattattttaaatatttttttagagagtaaactcattcgaggtttaattatttatcgaatatcatttaattatttattaattattaaagggttatcattgatttaaaaatcatggaACCGGATTTAAACTACTTTCTGATTTCGAAGATCAtttgaataatttcagatcgtcggagaatattatcccgacttatttagtattttgaatatagtttcaaggagaacctttccccccttatttaattatctgttgacaacggtcaactcacatccatagtacttcctccgaaatcttcggaagtatatatatatatatatatatatatatatatatatagaaagcaatacctatcaacaagcaaaacgcttgggggaaactacgatgtggttcgagttctagagatatgataggatttcctaaaggacaagggaggggtaggatccaagtacttcgtgtattggatagactactggtaccgtaggagatggtacaatatgtacctaaggacctgcgaagtgtgtgtatacccgaaatgaggatacatagcccgtatgcggaaatggtgataaccgggatacgaaggtgtcatccttctactagtagaaaaggttacttttatcacagtacgactgatcattgtatgcggtggctccaacgaatgtccttattcttccaattagaattgtgatgcaataccgtaacccaaacctaggtgctgggattactattaaggtattcaaaggatattaaaatcccttaaaataattgttttcataagaaggtgtgtatcactaaggaaaactatttttgaataaaatataattatcatatatgatattttacataagttatcatacagtcattttcataatgtacattattatgctaggcattatagctcacacttgtttttcttaaattgacacaaaataacagtgaatcaagatgcctgccatgagaaccacaaccaggaaacgggtaggaaatggccagctgttccgtagattgtttggtgctgtaccacaggtagtccgaataagctggattagttttcagctgtttttagttcggcttatttataagtatgacttatgtaaggtaataaacaagaaacatatatttggcaggaggactagccttacttaaaggaACTCCCCGATAAGACTAAATCACTTTTGGGTTgaaataattatcacttgatggttgaaattactctagttatgaatggctcatttccaagacaataacctgtaagtgtgtgtgtgataagtgtggggtcgtgtagcgtgagtatttatatattgtagtgtgagtggtgtggttgtaatagtttcgatggcgtggcctccgagattcctgaccccggattttggggcgccacatgttgtccatctcaaggaaaagatttttcctagtaattgtagatgatttctcaaagttctctggGACCTATTTCccaaagtctaaagatgaggctagtgaaatcatcatcaatcacataaggcaagtcaacaatcatcctgatttcaaagtaagaagaatcaggagtgacaatggaa
The sequence above is drawn from the Apium graveolens cultivar Ventura chromosome 2, ASM990537v1, whole genome shotgun sequence genome and encodes:
- the LOC141693674 gene encoding SNF1-related protein kinase regulatory subunit gamma-1-like, producing MSVVDVDAPENATWIDRYLGIIEFAGIIVWILHQLENKDGSAYTDFIPESEPAMSHAIARAAFGMSSPRYNSEFYKNAKSSNSFLTLLLLLSKYRMKSVPVVDLGVGKIENIITQSAVIHMLEECAGLHWFESWGTKKLSELGLPLMTPNRVVKVLKISRLDGVKRLKFIIIGQEHEEQED